From Clarias gariepinus isolate MV-2021 ecotype Netherlands chromosome 2, CGAR_prim_01v2, whole genome shotgun sequence, one genomic window encodes:
- the LOC128510603 gene encoding achaete-scute homolog 1b-like, producing METASIMPTTHLVQGQCHFGRAEKRQECVLSTASQSKSKVLKRQRSNSPELLRCKRRLSFTGLSYSIPQQQPVAVARRNERERNRVKQVNMGFQTLRQHVPNGAANKKMSKVETLRSAVEYIRALQQLLDEHDAISAAFQCGVPSPTLSNSYSADPESPHSSYSSDDGSYEPLSSEEQELLDFTTWFNRY from the coding sequence ATGGAGACTGCCAGCATTATGCCAACGACACACCTGGTGCAGGGTCAGTGCCATTTCGGACGCGCGGAGAAACGGCAAGAGTGCGTCCTCTCCACAGCGAGTCAGAGCAAGAGTAAAGTGCTGAAGAGACAGCGCTCCAACTCTCCTGAACTGCTGCGCTGCAAGAGAAGGCTCAGCTTCACCGGACTGAGCTACAGCATCCCCCAGCAGCAGCCGGTCGCCGTGGCGCGGCGCAACGAGAGAGAAAGGAACCGGGTCAAGCAAGTAAACATGGGCTTTCAGACCCTGCGCCAACATGTCCCGAACGGCGCTGCCAACAAAAAGATGAGCAAAGTGGAAACCCTGAGGTCGGCGGTGGAATACATCCGCGCTCTGCAGCAACTCCTGGACGAGCACGACGCAATTTCTGCGGCGTTTCAGTGCGGGGTGCCCTCTCCGACCCTGTCCAACAGCTACTCCGCGGACCCAGAGTCTCCGCATTCGTCTTACTCCTCTGACGACGGGAGTTACGAGCCTCTGAGCTCCGAAGAGCAGGAGCTGTTAGACTTCACCACATGGTTCAACAGATACTGA
- the LOC128510584 gene encoding interferon regulatory factor 7-like, with protein sequence MSIINSAARPQFGHWLLEQVQSMRYDGLYMIDRDTFRIPWKHNSRKDCGDEDNKIFREWAVVSGKINEYPNDKAKWKTNFRCALNSLTQFKMIHDNSKDSENPHKIYRIIHSENHQQCSSNYIEALYSSTNNQCEEMEYDLPNHMGTLHLNQQSTEMQYWPGYQQPIQNLADDPNYCIAQMPILQQPCLPNNILVPAPTYAQLPYNTVPQPIILPSVNELEITIHYRRTEMLKVHCASPLVQLHSQCDQSELRGNSVPFPSTAELTDQKQVQYTKRLLDNIKRGLLLEVCSSGIYGFRQDKCNVFVSTCDPAEIHNPEPRKLSQNQNELLFSFDKYKKDLMDFKENRRGSPDYTIYLCFGEKFPDGKPLERKLIVVKVVPLICRELHKAAQLEGASSLHNDNISLQISHNSLYDLIEASFSPPPAV encoded by the exons ATGTCGATAATAAACAG CGCAGCGCGACCGCAGTTTGGACACTGGCTCCTGGAGCAGGTACAGTCTATGCGCTACGATGGACTTTACATGATCGACAGAGACACATTCCGCATCCCGTGGAAACACAACTCGAGGAAAGACTGCGGAGACGAAGACAACAAGATATTCCGA GAATGGGCTGTGGTTAGTGGTAAAATCAATGAGTATCCCAATGACAAGGCAAAGTGGAAGACCAACTTCCGCTGTGCTCTCAACAGCCTCACGCAGTTTAAGATGATCCATGACAACTCCAAGGACTCAGAAAATCCCCATAAAATCTATCGCATCATCCATTCTGAAA ACCATCAGCAGTGCTCAAGCAATTACATTGAAGCCCTGTACAGCTCTACTAACAATCAGTGTGAGGAAATGGAG TATGATTTGCCAAACCACATGGGCACCTTGCATCTAAACCAACAGTCCACAG AAATGCAGTATTGGCCAGGCTATCAACAACCTATCCAAAACCTAGCAGATGACCCTAACTACTGTATCGCTCAAATGCCAATATTGCAGCAGCCTTGCCTTCCAAATAACATTCTTGTTCCAGCACCAACTTATGCACAACTACCCTACAATACAG TACCCCAGCCTATCATCCTGCCTTCTGTCAATGAGCTAGAGATCACCATTCACTACAGGAGAACAGAGATGCTGAAGGTGCATTGTGCAAGTCCACTTGTTCAGCTCCACTCACAATGCGATCAGTCAGAGCTAAGGGGCAACTCTGTGCCCTTCCCCAGCACTGCGGAGCTTACTGACCAAAAACAGGTCCAGTACACTAAGCGCCTCCTGGACAATATCAAGCGGGGTCTGCTCCTAGAGGTCTGCTCTTCAGGTATCTATGGATTCCGCCAGGAcaagtgtaatgtgtttgtcAGCACCTGCGATCCTGCTGAGATCCACAATCCAGAACCCAGAAAGCTGTCCCAGAACCAGAATGAACTGCTGTTCAGCTTTGACAAATACAAGAAAG ATCTCATGGACTTCAAAGAGAACAGACGTGGTTCTCCTGATTACACCATCTATTTGTGCTTTGGAGAGAAGTTCCCAGATGGAAAGCCACTGGAGAGAAAGCTGATCGTTGTGAAG GTCGTGCCCCTGATTTGTCGTGAGTTGCATAAGGCAGCACAGCTGGAGGGAGCTTCATCTCTACACAACGACAACATCAGCCTACAGATCTCCCACAACAGCCTGTATGACTTGATTGAAGCCAGTTTCTCACCACCCCCAGCTGTTTAA